A region of Emcibacter nanhaiensis DNA encodes the following proteins:
- a CDS encoding response regulator yields the protein MKKILIVEDISETRNWLTEISRKTFPDAEISEAPSMRQGIAQAGQGNINLALIDLGLPDGSGLEILRALKSVSPETLCVITTVMGDDAHIVAALSAGAQGYLLKEQPADMISQQLSQLAQGIPALSPSIARRIMEHFKLTGPAIMAEDKLTAREQDVLALIARGLRNSEVAINLGLADSTVASHIKAIYRKLGISSRAEASWHATQLGLLSKNKPS from the coding sequence ATGAAAAAAATTTTGATTGTGGAGGATATATCTGAGACCCGGAATTGGCTCACCGAAATCTCCCGTAAAACGTTTCCCGATGCTGAAATATCCGAAGCCCCCAGCATGCGCCAAGGTATCGCGCAAGCGGGACAAGGGAATATTAACCTGGCGCTGATTGATCTCGGACTGCCGGACGGCTCGGGTCTGGAAATCCTGCGGGCTTTGAAATCGGTGTCTCCGGAAACTCTTTGCGTAATCACCACCGTGATGGGGGACGATGCCCATATTGTCGCGGCTCTGTCCGCCGGCGCCCAGGGTTATCTGCTCAAGGAGCAGCCGGCTGATATGATAAGCCAGCAACTTTCCCAACTCGCCCAAGGCATCCCTGCGCTCTCTCCGTCCATTGCCCGGCGGATTATGGAGCATTTTAAACTGACTGGCCCTGCCATTATGGCAGAGGACAAACTGACTGCCCGGGAACAGGATGTCCTGGCATTGATCGCCCGGGGGCTGCGTAACAGCGAAGTGGCCATTAACCTTGGCCTGGCTGATTCAACGGTCGCCAGTCACATCAAGGCAATTTACCGCAAACTTGGCATTTCTTCCCGCGCCGAGGCTTCTTGGCATGCAACACAGCTGGGCCTGTTGTCGAAAAACAAACCGAGCTAA